The window CGAGGACTTCGTCGCGGCCGGCGCGGAGGTGGTGGGCATCAGCGGCGACTCGGTGTCGTCGCACGAGGGCTTCGCCGCGAAGCACCGCCTGCCCTTCGTCCTGCTCAGCGACGCGCGCGGCGAGGCACGTGAGGCCTTCGGCGTGCCCCCGTCCCTGCTGGGCCTGATTCCCGGCCGCGTCACCTTCGTCGTGGACCGCGCGGGCGTCATCCGCCACACCTTCGAGTCGCAGCTGCGCGTGGGCGAGCACGTGAAGCGCGCGCTCGAGCTGGTGCGCACGCTGGCGCGCGAGGGCACCGCCCCCGCGGCCTCGCGCCCCGCCGCCGCGGAGTAGCGACCGCGCGAATGCCGCGGGCGCACGCGCGAATCCCACGCGCGAACACGTGGCGCGGACAGACTGTCCCGCACCCGCGCCCATGCACCGACGGCGCGGCCCTGCCCGCCGCGCCAACCCCGCGTACCTCCTCGCTTCCGTGCTCCACGTCCTCGCATGACGAGGCGTGGCCCGGGCCTTGCTCAAGGAACCCGTGCCACGCGACACCCGCGAGGCAGATGGAGCACGGACATGAAGACCCCTGATGAGAGCTTCTTCGATGTGGTCATCCTCACCCTCGGCCCGCTGATGGCCGCGCATGTGCTGGGCCTGGTGATGCTCGTCGTCACCTACGCACATCCCTGAGGGACAACCCCGCGGGACCTGGACGGGAATCCCTCCAGCTCGATATAACCAGGATAGCGCGATAGGTTGGCATTCATGGATGGCCGCCGCGCTGCCGCTGAGTTCCCCTCGAGCTGAGTCGAAAGGATGTCCCCGACATGAGCCTCACCCCCCGTGGTCGTCTCAATTGGTGGATTGGCGCAATCGCGAGCGTGTCCCTGCTGGGTGCCTGTGGCGCGCCGGATGAGCGCGCGGGAGACCTGCCCGAGTCGAACGAGCCGGCCGTGCGCGATGCCGCCGCGGGCGACGTGAAGGTGGAGCTGTCCGCGGGCAAGTCGGCCATGGCCGCTCGCGAGGGCGTGCTGGTGACGGTGACGCTCACCAACGTCTCCGCCAGCAAGGTGCGCCTGCTCAAGTGGCACACGCCGGTGGACGGGATGAAGGAGGACCTGTTCAAGGTGGAGGCCGACGGCCTCACCGCCGAGTACAACGGCCGCCACTACAAGTGGGCGACGCCGGAGGCACACGACTTCCTGCAGCTGGCGCCGGGCGAGAGCGTGTCGCGCACGGTGGACCTGGCCACCCTCTACGATTTGTCGAAGACGGCCACGTACAGCATCCGGTACGACTCCGCGTCGCACCACGACGCCACCCATGACGGCGTGTCGCAGCTGCGCTCGGACAGCCTGAGCGTCTTCGTCGAGGGCCGTCCCTTCGTGCACCCGGAGACGTACGAGGCCGGCACGGTGTCCGCGCAGGCCCTGTCCACGGCGAACTGCTCCACCACCCGCGCCTCCACGGCGGCCCAGGCCTTCAGCGCCGGCTCGAACATGGCCAACGGCGCGGTGACGTACCTCAACGGCACGCCCTCCAACACCACGCGCTTCCGGACCTGGTTCGGCACGTACAGCACCACCAACTGGGGCACCGTCAAGAGCCACTTCGCGTCCATCAAGAACGCCTTCGACACCAAGTCGGTCATCGTGGACTGCGGCTGCTCGGACAGCGCCTACGCCTACGTGTACAAGAACCAGCCGTACCGCATCTGGGTGTGCAACGCGTTCTGGAGCGCGCCGCTGACGGGCACGGACTCCAAGGGCGGCACCCTGGTCCACGAGCTGAGCCACTTCACGGTGGTGGCGGACACGGATGACCACGCCTACGGCCAGAGCGCCTGCAAGAGCCTGGCGACGTCCAACCCCACCCGCGCCCGCGACAACGCGGACAGCCACGAGTACTTCGCGGAGAACACGCCGTCGCTGCCGTGACGCGCCCGCGGTGACATGATGGGTCTCGAGACGGGGGCGCCAGGCGCCCCCGTTTCTTTTTCAGCGGCGGTGGCCATGCCGGCGCCGCCTGGAGCCGGGAGGCCCATCTCAATGACACGTCGGATGACAGGTCGAGTCGCGCTGCTGTGCCTGGGAGTGCTGGGTGGCGCGTGCGCGTCGCGCCCCGAGGCAGCACCGCCGCAAGAGGGAGCACGCCAGGAGGCCGCCGTGGCGACGACGCTGGACTGCGCGCTGAGCGCGCCGGAGCAGGTGAAGGCGGGGGAGCCGGTGGAGGTGCTCTTCCGGCTGAGCAACCCCACGTCGCAGCCGCTGTACGTGCTCGACTGGCACACCCCGCTGGAGGGGCTGCGCAACGACATCTTCCAGGTGACGCGCGACGGCGCGGAGCAGCCCTACCAGGGACCGATGATGAAGCGCGCGGCCCCCCAGGCCGACGACTACGTCACCCTGGCCCCGGGCGCCTCGGTGGAGGGCCGGGTGGATGTCTCGCTCGGCTATGAGATGCGGCAGCCGGGGCGCTACACGATTGCCTTCCGCGGCCGGCTGATGGACGTGGCCACCCGGCGCGAGGACGCCCCTCATCCCCAGGGCGAGTTCCGCGAGGCCCAGGTGCGGTGCCCCGAAGTCCAGACGACAGTCGTCGCCCCCTGAGCCGGAAGGGTCGCCGCGCGTGGCGGGAGTCCCACGCGCGGCCCCCTCGCGCGCCTTCAGCCCACCACCAGCCGCGCGCGCTGCTTCGCCGGACGGATGCGTGCGGTGGCGCCCGCGCCGAACTTGAGGAAGTCCTCCTCGACGCCGTCGCTGAAGATGACGCCCCCCGACGCCATCCGCGACTCGAGCACCAGCTCCTGCTCCGCCGTCACGAAGCCGCCCACCACGCCCGCGTCCGAGTGGCGGCTGAGGAAGGGCTCGCGCACCACGAAGGCCAGCTTCGGCTCCTCCCACCCCAGCTTCCACGGCTGCCCCGGCACTCCGCCCGTCATGGCCGTGAGCTGCCCCGCCAGCGTGAAGACCGAGGACAGCCACCCGCTGGAGCCCGCCCCCGTGGACACCAGCACCCCGCTGGACGACTGCGACTCCTCCCGCGCCCCGTAGCGCACCCGGTAGCGCGCCGACACGTGCGAGCGCGCCCCGATGAACAAGTCATTGAAGGCCAGGAGCCGCTGCCCGTCCCCCAGCAGCGCCTCCGCCAGCGTCACCTGACGGAAAGTCGCCCGGCCCTCCAACACCTTGCGCACCGCCCCCCGCGCTCCCGCCACCTCATACGGCAGGAGGATGCCGTCGAAGTGCTCGGGGTCCGGATTCACGCCCACCAGCGGCTGCTCGCCCACGTACTTCGCGACGTTGGCCACCAGCCCGTCCTGCCCCACCACGACGACAATCTCCTTCCCCGAGAAGAGGAAGGTGGGCACCAGGCTCCGGTCCACCTGCTGCACCGGCAGGCCCAGCGCCAGCGAGTCGCGCAGCGTGTCCACCGCCACCCGGTAGGCCTCGTCCTCCCGGGCGAACTCCTCGAAGTCCTGCCCGGCGTGCTCCACGTAGAACTTCGCCTGCTTCTTCGTGTTGAAGCGCTCCACCAGGCCCGCCAGCCGCGTGCGGCGGGTGACGAGCACGAGCTTCTCGTACATGGCCCACCCTCCCCTTCCGGCTCAGCGCTCGCGGGGTGAGTTCGGCGCGTGGCCCTGCGCCGGCCGCTGCGGCTTCGAGCCGCCAGCGCCCCCCGAGGCCCCGGCTCCCATCAGGGAGTGCAGCAGGTCCGGCGACACGTTCAGCTCGCCGATGCGCTGCGCGTTCTCCGCCATCTCCCGGAAGGCCAGGGCGATGTTCAGCGCCGGGTCCGCGCCGCCGGCGGAGGTGGCCATCAGCGTCTTCCAGTCCACCCCGCGCACCGGCGCCAGCGTCTTCTCCAGCGCGTAGGCGCGGGCGTCCGCGGCCTGTCGCTCGTTCTCGCTCCAGCGCGCCATCAGCGCGGAGCGCTGCTCCTCTACGGCGATGTCCGCCGCCATCTTCGCCTCGCGAATCTGGCGCTGCCGGGCCTCCACGGCCAGCTCCGTGGCCAGCTCGCTCTCCTTGATGCGGCGCTCCTGCTCCACGGCCGCGTTGCGGCGCGCGTAGATGGCCTCGTCCGCCGTGCGCTGCAGCCCCTCGCGGGCCTCCGCCTCCAGCGCCCGCGCCATCTCCGGCGTCGGCTGCACCGACAGCAGCGAGAAGGCCATCACCTCCACCCCCAGCGCCTTCACCGGCTCCGCCACCGCCAGCGCCGCGAGCACCTGCGCTTCAATCGCCCCCGTCTGCACCAGCACCTCGCGCAGCGGCAGCCCCTGCACCACCGTGCGCGCCCGCACCTGGGCCACCTGCACCAGCCGCTCCTCCAGCTTCTCCGGGTCGTCCGAGCGGTAGCGCCCCGACGCCGTCAGCGAGTAGTCCAGCAGCGACGCCAGTCGCCGGGGGTCCGCCACCCGCCAGGTGAGCTGCCCCTGCAGCGTCACCGCCTGGAAGTCCCGCGTCACCTCGTTGAAGGCGAAGGGCACGTCCGCGCTCGACAGCGGCACGGAGACCAGCGTCGCGGACGGCTTCCAGTAGAAGAACGCCAGCCCCGGCCCCTCCCGGACCACCTTTCCCCCCTCGAACTGCATCACGTACGTCGTCGGTGCCGCCTTCATGTAGCCAATGACCATGGCCCGCCCTCTTCGTGCCTTCGTGTATTTTCTACACAGTCTTAGTGTCGATGCTACACTCTTGCAAGTCGAAGTGGGCGGGCCAGGTGTGGGAGTGCTCAGCCGGTGTGGACGGCGCCGGACTCCTCGGCCGGGGTGAAGAGGGCCGGGTAGAGGGCGCGCGTGGTGCGGGCGGAGAGCAGGAGGGCCTCCTGCTCGGCGGGGTCCTCCAGGCGGCTCAGCACGCTGGCCAGCTCCGCCACGTGGTCTCCGTCCGCGCCCGCGTGGCCTCGCAGGAAGGTGACGGCGCGGCGGACGTTGGGGATGGCGCCGCGTGCCACCAGTCGCTCCGCCGCCAGGCCGGCGCGCTCCACGGACAGGTGCTCCAGCATGTAGGCCGTGCCGAGGAAGGCGGTGGGCATGCCGGCCTCCGCGGTGAAGCGGTTCCAGTTCACGTAGGCGCGCACCGCGGCGCAGGCCGGCGTGGCCTCCACGCGCTCCTGGCTCCAGCCCAGCGCGCGCAGGTCGGCGAGCAGCCAGCGCTCGTGGCCGGACTCCTCCCGCGACTTCTGGACGAGCAGCTCCGCCAGCATCGGGTGGCGGCCCAGGCGCAGCATGCGCCGGCCCGCGAGGCCGAGCAGCGGCGCCGTCCACCGCACGTAGTGGTAGGTCTGCACGAGGTAGCCCGCGTACTGCTCCGCGTCCGCCGTGCCCTCGAAGAGGCGCCGGGCCTCCGGGTGGACGTCCAGCGCAGTCACCAGGGACTTCGCCTCCTGCTCCAGGTTCCGAATCAGCTCCGTGGTCATGGTCTTCTCCCGTGCGGGCGCGCCGGTGGCGCCCCGCTCATGAATGGAATGGGTGATGGGTTGAGAGGTGGGGCCTGGCTTCAGGCGGCGCGCGAGGCGCAATCTCGCAGCGAGTCGAACCAGGCCAGGGTGTTGCTCGGAATCGCGTCCAGCGCGGCGACCAGCGGCGTGGAGTACCGGTGGAAGCGCGCGTCGTAGATGGGCTCGCCGATGAAGCGCGCGCCCAGCTTCTTCGCGAAGAGCGACAGCGTGCGCGGCAGGCGCAGGCCGTCGAAGTGGCCCTGGCAGGCGCGCAGGCGCTCCTCCGGCGTGTACAGCGGAGCCTCGGGAGTCTCGGGCGGCTGGGAGGACTCGTGCGGCGTCACCTTCCAGCGGGGGCTCACGCACTTCATGCGTGCGGCCACCTGGAAGGCGATGAGCGCGTCGATGGAAGAGTCCGTCTCCGTGTTGGCGGAGGCAATCCAGTGGGTGACGCCGTGCTCACGGCTCGCGCGGTACATCTCCGCCTGCAGGCGCAGGAGGACCTCCGAGCCGCGCCAGCCGCTCATCACGCAGTAGCGCGTCGTCTCCGCCAGGCGCATGCCGGGCTCGTCCACGCTGCCGAGGTCGAGCTTCTGCTCCAGCTCGATGCCCAGGCGCAGTCCGGCCGTACGCGCGACCTCCGTGTTCGGCAGCAGCAGTCGCGAGGTGGCCACGGCCTTGTCGTCCGCGTACACGATGAAGTGGAGCGTGGTCTCCAGCGTGTCGAAGCAGCTCACGTCACGCGGCGCCGGAGGCGGAGCACCCAGGAGTCCCAGCTCCGCGCCGAACACCGCCCAGCGCACCCGCAGCGCATCGTCCAGTTGCCTCTGGTTCGAGGCAATCACACAGCGCACCGTCGTCATCTTCACCGGCCCCCTTGCAATGGCGGATGGCGCTCGGCAGGCATGACGCCCCGGGTCCCCCAAGGACCCGGAGCCACCACCGCGCCCCGCTCATCTCGTTCATCGCGGGGGGGATTTTCCGTGGGACTTTTTTCTTCGCGGTCTCCCATCCCCCTGCCTTGAAACCCCGTCACCTGCCATTGGAGTTCTGACAACGCGCTGGCATACGCTGCGGGAGCACTCGCGTTTCCGAGGTTGCGCGAGTGCGAACCAGGCTCTGGAGGCTCACGTGAAGAAGACGCTTCTTGCTGTCCTCGCAGGCTTCACCGTTGCATTCGTCGCAGGTGCCGTTACCGCTCCGAAGGCGGAGGCGCAGACCACCCCGAGATGCCGGACCAACAGCGACTGCACCGCCTATGGGCAGACCCACTGCGCGGGCGACCCGGGCTACTGCTGGCACGATGATTGGTACGGCCAGTACGGCTACTGCTACTGCCCTTGATGAAGCACAGCGGCGCTTCGGCACCTGAACGTCGGTGACCGAGCTGCCCCAGCGACGGCGGACCGCCACTCGTAGCCGACCGTCGCTGGACCCTCGTAGGGCGCTACCGCTTCACGAAGCCGACGTGCTCCACCGTCACGCCTCTGGGCGCCGCCGCCTCCAGCTTCTGGCCCGCCTTCAGCGCGGCCACCGCCCAGTCCAGCTCGAAGGGCTTGCGCGCGTGCAGGGCATACACGTCCTCATGCCCGCGCACCGCGTCCAGCTCCACCGCCCCCGGCAACAGCGGGCGCGCCACCTGGTAGGGCGCCGACCTCATGCCTCCGTACGGGTGGTACACCGTGACAGCGCCCTCCCCGTCCCGGCTCAGCACAGCCACGAAGCCGTCCTCGGCCGCCCGCACCTCGAACTGGAGGACGTCCCCGGCGGCCAGCTCCTCGCCCGGCGCCACCCGGGCGGTGCCCTCGCCCGCCTTGCGGTGCACCACCAGCGCCACCCCGCCCTTCACCGTGTAGGCGTCCTCGCGGGGCCACACCACCACCAGCACCGAGGCCGCCAGCGCCGGCACCAGCAACATCCACCACGGCCGCCGCCGCGCCGGCAGCGATGCCTCGTAGCGCGCCACCAGCGGCCCGGGCGGGTTCTGGACGAGGAAGGCCGCCGAGTCCGCCCGCAGTTCCTCCAGCCGCGCCCGGTCCGCCTCCGAGTCCGCCAGCACCGCCTCCACCTGGCGCCGCGCGTCCGGTGACAGCGCGTCCGCCAGGTAGCGCTCCAGCAGCGGCTCCTTGATGCGACGCTCGCCCGGACTCATGGGGCCGCCCCGGGGGAAAGGCGGAGGCTGCGCTTCTGCGCGCGCTCCGCGAACCGGGCCAGCATCCGGGACACCGTCTTCCGTGACAAGTCCAGCACCTGCGCCACCTCCTCGGTGGTGTGTCCCTCCACGAAGTAGAGGACGGCGACGGTGAGCACCTCCGGGTCCTCACCCTGGGTCAGCAGCGCCAGGTCCTGCAGCGCCTCCACCCGCTCCAGCCCGCCCGTGTGTGCGCTCGCCACATCCTGGCCCCGCTGCTCCGCCTCGCCGTCCGCGTCCTCCACCGACAGCGGCCCCAGGCGCCCGTACCAACGCGCCCGGCGGCGCACCCGGTCCACCGCCCGATAGGTGGCGATTTGATACAGCAGGGTGAAGGGTGACGCCTCCGCGCGCGGCGTGTCCCTCGACTTCATGTACGCCAGGAAGGTGTCCTGGGTGACGTCCAGGGCCTCCTCGGCGTCACGCGTGAGGGACAGCGCACGTCGATGCACCGCGGGACCGAACCGCCGGTAGAGCCCCGCCAGGTCCCCGGCGTCCGGAGACGCCTGCGAAGTGGGGGCTCCCGGGGGAGCGGTGGACCGCGAGCTCAACCGCCACACCTCCGGCCCATGGGCCCTCGCGAACCGTCACTCCCAGGTCCACGAGCCCTCGCGGGCCGGAGGCTCCAGGACGTCCGTCACTCCATGAGGGCCAGCCGGCTCGCGAGCCGCCCCTCGCACTGCTGCTTCATCTTCACATAAAAGTCCTTCGAGGCCAGAGAGATGGCCCGCGAGTAGTGCTCCAGGGCCTGCTCGTACTCGCCGCTGGCGTCCTGCAGGACGGCCAGGTTGTACCAGGCCCCTCCATTCTCCGGGTGCTGCTCGGCGTAGGCCTTCAGCTGGGTGATGGCCCCCTCGAGGTTCCCCTTCTCGGCCACCTCGATG of the Pyxidicoccus xibeiensis genome contains:
- a CDS encoding diacylglycerol kinase catalytic domain-containing protein, translating into MYEKLVLVTRRTRLAGLVERFNTKKQAKFYVEHAGQDFEEFAREDEAYRVAVDTLRDSLALGLPVQQVDRSLVPTFLFSGKEIVVVVGQDGLVANVAKYVGEQPLVGVNPDPEHFDGILLPYEVAGARGAVRKVLEGRATFRQVTLAEALLGDGQRLLAFNDLFIGARSHVSARYRVRYGAREESQSSSGVLVSTGAGSSGWLSSVFTLAGQLTAMTGGVPGQPWKLGWEEPKLAFVVREPFLSRHSDAGVVGGFVTAEQELVLESRMASGGVIFSDGVEEDFLKFGAGATARIRPAKQRARLVVG
- a CDS encoding RNA polymerase sigma factor, which encodes MSSRSTAPPGAPTSQASPDAGDLAGLYRRFGPAVHRRALSLTRDAEEALDVTQDTFLAYMKSRDTPRAEASPFTLLYQIATYRAVDRVRRRARWYGRLGPLSVEDADGEAEQRGQDVASAHTGGLERVEALQDLALLTQGEDPEVLTVAVLYFVEGHTTEEVAQVLDLSRKTVSRMLARFAERAQKRSLRLSPGAAP
- a CDS encoding M35 family metallo-endopeptidase, whose amino-acid sequence is MSLTPRGRLNWWIGAIASVSLLGACGAPDERAGDLPESNEPAVRDAAAGDVKVELSAGKSAMAAREGVLVTVTLTNVSASKVRLLKWHTPVDGMKEDLFKVEADGLTAEYNGRHYKWATPEAHDFLQLAPGESVSRTVDLATLYDLSKTATYSIRYDSASHHDATHDGVSQLRSDSLSVFVEGRPFVHPETYEAGTVSAQALSTANCSTTRASTAAQAFSAGSNMANGAVTYLNGTPSNTTRFRTWFGTYSTTNWGTVKSHFASIKNAFDTKSVIVDCGCSDSAYAYVYKNQPYRIWVCNAFWSAPLTGTDSKGGTLVHELSHFTVVADTDDHAYGQSACKSLATSNPTRARDNADSHEYFAENTPSLP
- a CDS encoding protease, which codes for MTGRVALLCLGVLGGACASRPEAAPPQEGARQEAAVATTLDCALSAPEQVKAGEPVEVLFRLSNPTSQPLYVLDWHTPLEGLRNDIFQVTRDGAEQPYQGPMMKRAAPQADDYVTLAPGASVEGRVDVSLGYEMRQPGRYTIAFRGRLMDVATRREDAPHPQGEFREAQVRCPEVQTTVVAP
- a CDS encoding iron-containing redox enzyme family protein; translated protein: MTTELIRNLEQEAKSLVTALDVHPEARRLFEGTADAEQYAGYLVQTYHYVRWTAPLLGLAGRRMLRLGRHPMLAELLVQKSREESGHERWLLADLRALGWSQERVEATPACAAVRAYVNWNRFTAEAGMPTAFLGTAYMLEHLSVERAGLAAERLVARGAIPNVRRAVTFLRGHAGADGDHVAELASVLSRLEDPAEQEALLLSARTTRALYPALFTPAEESGAVHTG
- a CDS encoding peroxiredoxin, which encodes MAKTKLLKEGDAVPDLTLAGAGGRQVRLRDLVGQKVLVVYFYPKDDSPGCTVQACSLRDQYEDFVAAGAEVVGISGDSVSSHEGFAAKHRLPFVLLSDARGEAREAFGVPPSLLGLIPGRVTFVVDRAGVIRHTFESQLRVGEHVKRALELVRTLAREGTAPAASRPAAAE
- a CDS encoding SPFH domain-containing protein, producing MVIGYMKAAPTTYVMQFEGGKVVREGPGLAFFYWKPSATLVSVPLSSADVPFAFNEVTRDFQAVTLQGQLTWRVADPRRLASLLDYSLTASGRYRSDDPEKLEERLVQVAQVRARTVVQGLPLREVLVQTGAIEAQVLAALAVAEPVKALGVEVMAFSLLSVQPTPEMARALEAEAREGLQRTADEAIYARRNAAVEQERRIKESELATELAVEARQRQIREAKMAADIAVEEQRSALMARWSENERQAADARAYALEKTLAPVRGVDWKTLMATSAGGADPALNIALAFREMAENAQRIGELNVSPDLLHSLMGAGASGGAGGSKPQRPAQGHAPNSPRER
- a CDS encoding N-acyl amino acid synthase FeeM domain-containing protein, with the protein product MTTVRCVIASNQRQLDDALRVRWAVFGAELGLLGAPPPAPRDVSCFDTLETTLHFIVYADDKAVATSRLLLPNTEVARTAGLRLGIELEQKLDLGSVDEPGMRLAETTRYCVMSGWRGSEVLLRLQAEMYRASREHGVTHWIASANTETDSSIDALIAFQVAARMKCVSPRWKVTPHESSQPPETPEAPLYTPEERLRACQGHFDGLRLPRTLSLFAKKLGARFIGEPIYDARFHRYSTPLVAALDAIPSNTLAWFDSLRDCASRAA